The Melitaea cinxia chromosome 13, ilMelCinx1.1, whole genome shotgun sequence sequence ATACTCCTCAATAAGACTCTCGAACGCCTGAAAGTAATCTATATGGAGAGAGGGACTATAGAAAACGCCTAGAAGTACCCTCAAGCGCCCGAAAATAACCTCCACAAGAATATGCTCCAAAGATTCTGAGTATTGTGACGGGGATTTACTTAAAATAGTGAAAGATATATGGTCTCGCAAATAAATCGCCACACCACCACCACCCCTACCAGTACGGTCATTACGAATTAAGTGAAAGTTAGGTAAACAGAAAGACTTTGAAGGTAAGCAAggttttaaaaaagtttcagAGACTAGGACAGCGtgaatgttattattgttaaaagagGAGAGGAGGTCAGGAAAATGAGAAGGAACACTTTGTGCATTGATGTGAACAACATTGAAATTTTTAGGATAGGCAGAGAAGGCAGAATCAAGGAGAAAACTGAGAGGAATAGTTGAGCTATGGAAACTATCTCCAGAAGATGATGAAGCAGAAAAGAATACATTTTCATCATTAGAAAAGCTACAATTGAGATCACTTAAActcatattgtaaaatatttttgtaaaaaagaaaaaataaaacgctatacagtaaattaatataataatatgtgtaaccagatatatataaataaaataagtatgtaataataaaataaatatgtaataataaaatatatatacagcaaATAATTAACGGTGTTCATTTATACACCTACCAGCTGTGTAAAAGAGATTGCAACACttaacacatacataaaaaagaatacaaattaaagtaaaaaaaaaaaaaatcaacaaattcTGTGGATCCGCATAACTATAACAATGACTACAGATACAAACAACTATAACAATGACTATAGATACAAGCGTGAAGCAAACGAATATGaaatgtatataaagaaaagagagggtaaaataaaataaaaaattaacatataattgaaggtaatataaaaaagtatcaaaatgtACCTATTTCTTGGCGGTTTTCTTGGATCTGAGCGTCATACCTGTCTTGATAGTGGAACTCGAGCTGTGAGAGGTGTTGAGAGCTGTGATGACTGAAACCGAGGTGGTAGATGATGCAAGAGAATTGATGTcgctttaatatataataattagtcaAAACATTCAGCATTTTGAACTTATATCGTGTACATTTATTCGATCGCTTAAAAAttactgaaattatttttttattatagatcaTAACATCACATCACAATAGATGATTTTCAGTCGTAAAAAGATAACTTTGTTAATGTTATTATACCTTACACCCCTTTTCTCAGAAAAGcttggaggtatcaagctgaaatttatatcaaatactctGGTCTACTGTCCTTTGGAGCCGTGAATAAATCCAACATCTAACCCAACGCAATCAAAATATTACAGCCTTAGTATATGTTGCAAATTTCGATACTGGCAATGGagtcaaaacctacagggtacttcccgtgaactcagagtCTTGGAATTTGATATGAAAAAGCGTCTTAAAGcacagataaaagaaaaattgcgcaaagcataaatttttaattacatcatataataaaaatatttttaataatttcgtttgtgcggaaacctcggtgcgcgagtccgactcacAAATGGCCGGTTTTTTTCAAGTTCCTATCACTGTCAGTACGCTGTTACCGGACGTAAgagatattgataataattgatAACATATAGATAACGGATTGGTGCTTAACGACTCTAATAcgatatgtacgagtatattattgttagaattagtttaaaattaggttgtaataaaaaaagatgtcTCAAAAAAACCAATATTGCACTTCTACTAAGTTgcgtgtaaatattatttttatattaatcgtTGTTTTGATAATGTGGTtactatttacatataatacgaGAATGTATACAACGCCGGTTGAGTTGGAAGAGATACCGAATAAATCAgtggtagaaaaaaaatacatattgcaATGGACCAGAAGACTCACCGCACCCTTTGACTTCATGGGAATAGGGAGTTCTGCGTTTGAGATGAACAACTGCAAATTTAGAAACTGCTTCGTCACAGACAACAGATTTTACTTCTCGAACCTGTCACAATTTGACGCGATCGCCTTTAACGGACGTGATGTGGCGAAACTTAATCCAACCACACTACCGATTGGTAGAACATCGAAACAAAAATTCGTTTTCGGTGCGATGGAGTCGTCAGATAATTACCCAGTGTGTGGTGAGCACTACGATGGATTTTTCAATTGGACGTGGACTTACAAAGTGGACTCGGACTTTCGTTGGGGCTATATAACAGCTTATGATCTGAACGGCATAGCGGTCGCTCCTGCAATCGACGTTAAGTGGG is a genomic window containing:
- the LOC123658941 gene encoding alpha-(1,3)-fucosyltransferase C-like, translated to MYTTPVELEEIPNKSVVEKKYILQWTRRLTAPFDFMGIGSSAFEMNNCKFRNCFVTDNRFYFSNLSQFDAIAFNGRDVAKLNPTTLPIGRTSKQKFVFGAMESSDNYPVCGEHYDGFFNWTWTYKVDSDFRWGYITAYDLNGIAVAPAIDVKWETEMNPISEELKVKLSSKTKAAAWFVSHCNTKSERELFVEKVQKELHQFRLTVDVYGSCGTLSCPRSHADACFKKVESDYYFYFSFENSFAEDYVTEKLTTALLNYAVPVVYGTANYSR